The genomic region GGAGACGAATGTTCGATCGACGAATGCCGGAAGATGATCGGCGGCGTCGACAGTGACGGCGACGGTATGATCAGTTTCGAGGAGTTTAAGGTCATGATGATGACGGGATCGCATTACATTGATCCGGCTTCAGGTTGATCATCAACGTCAAATTAATTGATGACACTCCCACTTTTTTTGGATTGATTCATCTCATCTGCGATtgccattgtttttttttttttgttcagttAATTGGTAGGATTTTTATGATTAAATAAGAATTTGATCATATTAACATTTTCATCCTTGTACTTAATTCGGATATAatccctttgtttttgcccttttatgttttttgtttgaatggGCTTAAGTCTCTTCCTTTGGCAATGGAAACTAATAGGGACGGGGATTCGAATTTGAAAGTACAATTAAATTTGCAATTCTCGTGTAGTTTGAGATGTCATACTGGACAAAGAGTAAAACTAAAATGATGATCCTTTCTCTTTTAAGGAAAGTCATTCACTAATATGGTGGTCGAATTATCACAATTTGAGTCTTTCCAAGTTACCGAATTGAGAACGCTCAATGAATCTTTCACGTCgggttgaaaattttgagtttgatttaaACTCAGTATAATGAGTTGGGATCTTTCACGCATACGTTAGAGGAAcactttaaaaaacaaaaaacaaaaaaaactttctTCCACTTGTATAATCACATGTGGTATACCACTGTATATTCaggcacattaaaaaatctcttttCTCAAACAATGGTCACACACATGAAGTTGACAGATAACGTATTCAAAATAGAATGGATTTGACAATAATGTAACATGTGAGTCCAATAATTTAAGCATAGAAATATGTAATGAAAATTGTTTGGCATGGTAATGCCCAATGTTTCAGTTTTTATTCGGTAGGCACCTGCCGAACTTTCTTTACATTCGGTACACATCTGCCGAACATATCGCTCGACTTTCCGTCGCTCGATGTTCCCCTAGTTAACTCGGCCATAACTTTTCGAGGAAATTAATCCATGACCAAAACATCGAAAACTCTCAAAGATCCTCAACCGCACTAGGAAGGAGGAATGAAGTGTGGCTTGACCATGGCAGCTTCCAAGATGTTAATGGCTTCCTTTACCGCCTTCCGCCCTCTAACTTGCGCTGCCTCTGCCTCCTATCCTGCGCGCCTGGCTCCACACCCGCCGGACCTGATCAAGTGGGTCCGTCGGGAAGGAGGGTTCGTGCACGAGGCCGTGAAGATAGCTCAAGATAGTTCATTTGGTCTTGGATTGGTGGCTTCTGAGGAAATCCCAAGGGGTTCCGAACTAATTGTTCTTCCGGAGCACGTAACGTTGAGATTTGGCTCAATTGAATCGGACGGCGGAGATGGGGTCGACTCTGTTCTCGACGATTTGGCTCGCCTAGTTCCTGGTAAGCATTTTTAGCTTTCCCATTTGATTGGTTTTGtgataatatattaatattttgctgtataatatgctttttttttaatgggtttTTCGCATTTTGCTATATTTTGATTCATTTGGTTCGAAAGAGTGGTAAAGGTTTGAACTTTGACGTACATATGTACTAAACTGGCGCGGAATTGAAGTATCATTTCTACGGGATGTTGAATGCTTAGTGGCATCCTGTGTTTATCTAAAGTTTAGATGTTAATTCGCAAATGCGGGTTAGATGAGTTGTCACGGCAGTGTGCTACGTCCCTTGCACCCAAGTTTGAATCTTTATCCCCGCAGTTAGGAATATCACCTTGTcgaaaaagttaaaattgttAATTCTATGTGAGTAATTAGCGGTAGATAGCCATATCAAAATGCCTCCTCAGATGTAGGTGAGTTCTTATTCGGGCATATTTCCGTGTATGAAATATTTTAAACCAGATGTTTTCTGACGTAAAACCCTGCTACTTTTCTATAGCATTTAGGTTTTCTTTGTTCTGTTTAGGTTGGTAACTTAAAAAGTTTTTTACACTAGGCTGTAGTGAGTTTTGAATATGAGTAAATCGAACACTGTGGAAGCATTTGGCAGAGGAACTATGGGCAATGAAATTGGGTTTGAAGCTTCTGCAAGAAAGAGCAAAAACTGGATCCTTCTGGTGGCCATACATCAGCAGCCTTCCTGAAACGTTCAATATACCCATCTTCTTCCCCGGTGAGGACATAAAGAATTTGCAGTATGCTCCACTTCTTTATCAGGTATCTTACTTGACCACCTAAATACCAATATTTACTTGTATACTAAGCAATATAAGACCTGCAACTAAAAATAGGCTAGTAAGCTATTGTGATATCTTAAAAGAAAATGTAGGTTTATGTTTATAGTTTGATATTGCCTCGGACCTTTTTATGAATTGTGTCCAACAATAGGGAGGATTGTTGGGCATGCATTGAGGCAGTATGTGTTTTATTTGCCGGTGAACTTTCTGTGAGATCCCTAAACCTTTATCCAACAAAGAAAGAGATGGACATGTCCTCTGATTTACCATGGTTTAGTCTCTGAGTTGCTGTCTTTTTTTGCTATTGGCTATGCATTGTTCCACATAGATTTTGTTTACTTGTGGACATTGAAGAAGAGATTTGCACTTCAAGCTGTCTTTTTAATCCTATGATTTGGGATTCATACAATATCTGACATTAGAGGCATGTCCACGTTCAACAACATGAGTCAGATAGCTTGTGTTGAGATTCTTATCTTGATCTTGATGACCACTCGGTTCCCACAACAAGCTTTGAAGGTTTAGTGATTTCCTACTGCAGGTGAACAAGAGATGCAGatttcttcttgattttgaAAAAGAAGTCAAACGTGCTCTGGAAAATCTGAAATCAAACGATCACCCTTTTGGTGGCCAATCTGTAGATGCATCCTCCCTTGGATGGGCAATGTCAGCAGTTTCGTCTCGGGCATTCCGTTTATATGGTAAAAAGCTTCGAGGTGGGAACTACAATGATATCCCGATGATGCTTCCTCTCATTGATATGTGCAACCATAGTTTCAACCCAAA from Pyrus communis chromosome 4, drPyrComm1.1, whole genome shotgun sequence harbors:
- the LOC137731629 gene encoding uncharacterized protein, which codes for MKCGLTMAASKMLMASFTAFRPLTCAASASYPARLAPHPPDLIKWVRREGGFVHEAVKIAQDSSFGLGLVASEEIPRGSELIVLPEHVTLRFGSIESDGGDGVDSVLDDLARLVPEELWAMKLGLKLLQERAKTGSFWWPYISSLPETFNIPIFFPGEDIKNLQYAPLLYQVNKRCRFLLDFEKEVKRALENLKSNDHPFGGQSVDASSLGWAMSAVSSRAFRLYGKKLRGGNYNDIPMMLPLIDMCNHSFNPNAAIVQDQDNRNMKMLVKVVAETEIKEKDGLVLNYGCLNNDLFLLDYGFVIPSNPYDCIELKYDGALLDAASMAAGVSSPNFSAPSPWQKEILCQLKLDGEAPLLKVCLGGSELVEGRLLAALRVVLADDIETVQKQDLNKLKSISTEAPLGIAIEVAAFRTVIALCVIALGHFPTKIMEDESLLSKGVSDSTQLAIQFRIQKKSVIIDVMRDLTRRVKLLASKETATSQG